The genomic stretch CCCGTTCCGCTTCTCCCGCTACGCCGAGGGGGCGCTGCACCCCACCTCCAGCAGCCCCTTCCCCTGGAGCTGAGGATCACGGACTTGACAACGACCCCATGATCGAACTGGATCGAACTGGCGGCCGGGGCGACGCAGGGATGGCTCGACGAAGGGCGGTAGATGAGTCCGTGGATGTACCTGAAGGGCAACTCCGGTGAGATCATCCGGCTCAGCTTCGAGCACCTGTACATCGTCGGCGTGTCCCTGCTGATCGGCACCGTCATCGCCATGTCGATCGCCCTGCTGACCTACCGCAGCGCCTGGGCCAGCAACCTGGCGACCCGCAGCACGAGCCTGATCCTGACCGTCCCGTCGTTCGCGCTGTACGCGGTGCTGCTCGGCGTGCTCGGCCTGGGGGTCCTGCCGCCGCTCGTCGCGTTGACCCTCTACAGCCTGCTGCCCGTCGTCCGCAACACCGTGGTGGGACTCAACGAGGTCGACGACGCGGTCGTGGAGTCCGCCAAGGGCATGGGCATGAGCCGCCTGCAGCAGCTGCGGCGTATCGAGCTGCCCCTGGCCTGGCCGGTCGTCCTGACGGGCATCCGGGTGTCGGCCAAGCTGCTCATCGGGATCGCCGCGATCGCCGCGATCGTCAACGGCCCCGGGCTGGGCAATCTCATCATGGACGCGCTCGCGCGGGTGGGAACCCCCATCGCGATTCCCGAGGTCATTGTCGGGACGCTGGGCATCGTGCTCATCGCGATCATCGTCGACGCCGGCTTCGCCGGTCTCACGAAGGCCACCACACCCAGGGGAATGAAATGAGCACGACCGAGGCACAGGAGCACAGCGGGCAGCCACGGGACGACGAGGCCGGCGAGGAGCTGATCCGTCTCGAGGAGCTCGGCAAGCAGTACCCGGACGGCACGGTCGCCGTCGAAGGGCTGTCGATGAGCATCCCGAGAGGGGACACGGTCGTGCTCGTCGGCCCCTCCGGCTGCGGCAAGACCACGACGCTGAAGATGATCAACCGCATCATCGAGCCCACGTCCGGTCGCATCTTCTTCGAGGGGGAGGACGTCACCCAGGCCGACCCCGACGACCTGCGCCGGCGCATGGGCTACGTCATCCAGCAGATCGGGCTGTTCCCCCATATGACGATCTTCGACAACGTGGCCACGGTGCCCCGCCTGCTCAAGTGGGACGAGGACAGGGTCCGCGAGCGCGCCAACGAGCTCATCGAGGTCGTGGGGCTCGACCCCTCCGAGTACGCTAATCGCTTCCCCAAGGAGCTGTCCGGCGGTCAGCAGCAGCGCGTCGGGGTGGCGCGGGCGCTCGGCGGCGACCCCCCCGTCATGCTCATGGACGAGCCCTTCGGCGCGACCGACCCGATCACCCGCGTGCGGCTGCAGGACGAGTTCCTGGACCTGCAACGCCGAGTCCAGAAGACCACGGTGTTCGTCACGCACGACATCGATGAGGCGATCAAGATGGGCACCCGCATCGCGATCCTGCGCCAGAAGTCGCAGATCGCGCAGTACGGCACTCCGGAGAACATCCTGTCCGCCCCGGCGGACGACTTCGTGGCCGACTTCATCGGCGGCGGCAAGTCGCTCAAGCGGCTGAACCTGGCGACGGTCCGCGACGCCGAGCTGACCGACTGGCCGACCGCCTCTGTCGACGACGACCGCTCGACCGTCCTCGACCGGCTGCGCGACTCCGGGCACGACACGGTGCTGCTGCTCGACAACCGCAACCGGCCGCAGCGCTGGGTGCGCCGGCACGAGCTCGAGAACGGCGGCGGGTCCCTCCAGGACCTCGGCGTCCCCGCCGAGGCGCTCGTGCAGCCGGACACGACACTGGCCAGCGCCTTGAACGAGATGCTGGAGTCGCGGTTCGGGGCGGCCGCGGTCGTCAACAGCGACGGTGTGTACGAGGCGGCCGTCGACACGTCCGCTCTGGTCAGGGCGATCGGGCAGATGCAGGAGGCCGCGGAGTCCTCGTCGTGAGGGCCTCGGTGCGGTGGTGGGGCATCCCGCTGTTCGTCGCGGCCGTGCTGGCCGTGCACTTCGGCTAC from Actinomycetota bacterium encodes the following:
- a CDS encoding ABC transporter permease subunit, whose translation is MSLLIGTVIAMSIALLTYRSAWASNLATRSTSLILTVPSFALYAVLLGVLGLGVLPPLVALTLYSLLPVVRNTVVGLNEVDDAVVESAKGMGMSRLQQLRRIELPLAWPVVLTGIRVSAKLLIGIAAIAAIVNGPGLGNLIMDALARVGTPIAIPEVIVGTLGIVLIAIIVDAGFAGLTKATTPRGMK
- a CDS encoding betaine/proline/choline family ABC transporter ATP-binding protein (Members of the family are the ATP-binding subunit of ABC transporters for substrates such as betaine, L-proline or other amino acids, choline, carnitine, etc. The substrate specificity is best determined from the substrate-binding subunit, rather than this subunit, as it interacts with the permease subunit and not with substrate directly.); this encodes MSTTEAQEHSGQPRDDEAGEELIRLEELGKQYPDGTVAVEGLSMSIPRGDTVVLVGPSGCGKTTTLKMINRIIEPTSGRIFFEGEDVTQADPDDLRRRMGYVIQQIGLFPHMTIFDNVATVPRLLKWDEDRVRERANELIEVVGLDPSEYANRFPKELSGGQQQRVGVARALGGDPPVMLMDEPFGATDPITRVRLQDEFLDLQRRVQKTTVFVTHDIDEAIKMGTRIAILRQKSQIAQYGTPENILSAPADDFVADFIGGGKSLKRLNLATVRDAELTDWPTASVDDDRSTVLDRLRDSGHDTVLLLDNRNRPQRWVRRHELENGGGSLQDLGVPAEALVQPDTTLASALNEMLESRFGAAAVVNSDGVYEAAVDTSALVRAIGQMQEAAESSS